Sequence from the Helianthus annuus cultivar XRQ/B chromosome 13, HanXRQr2.0-SUNRISE, whole genome shotgun sequence genome:
AAGAGATATGGTGTTGATCATCGAATTGCCACTccgtatcatcctcaaacgagTGGGCAAGTCGAAGTTTCTAATCGGCAAATTAAAGAAATTTTACAAAAAACTGTGCGAGCCGACCGCAAGGATTGGTCCAATAAATTGGACGACGCTTTGTGGGCGTATCGTACAGCGTACAAAACACCGATTGGAACAACACCGTATCGATTGGTCTATGGGAAAGGATGTCACTTACCGGTTGAAATTGCACATCGTGCATTTTGGGCAGTTAAACAGATTAACATTGATTATGATACTGCAGGTAAGGAGAGACAATTGACATTGGGTGAACTGGAAGAGATAAGGAATGAAGCGTACGACTGTGCTGCTGCATATAAGGATAAGATGAAGAAAGTACACGACGCGAAGATTAAGCCGAAAGTGTTTGAAGTCGGCCAGCTTGTGTGGTTATACAATTCCAGGTTGAAACTGTTCCCTGGAAAGCTGAAGAGTAAGTGGACAGGACCTTATCGTGTGACGAAGGTTGGAAAACACGGTGATTTTGAGATTGAGGACTTTGATGATCATATCCGCCAGATGGTGAACGGCCACAGACTGAAGCCGTACTTCAATGCTCGAGAAATTAACGGTCATGGGAAGAACGTGGAGGTGCTATACGTGAGCACAGTCCGCGAGGAGGTTGAGTAATCGCACAGGTACGATCTGGCTGAAGatctaaaacttagcgctcttAGGAGGCAGCCTAAGTCTCATTTGTAATTATTCCTCTTGCTTTCGTAGTTAGTTAGACTGTTTTTAGTGAGTTTTTGAGTATAACCGTGCCGttaatcaagtgtggggatgctcGGGTGGTTTGGTTAAGCCGTAGTGCAGTTGGGGGCAACGCACACTTGTTTGGGGGTAGAACAAGGTGATTTTCGGGTCGAAAAATCAGTTTTTGGGGCATTTTTGTACAATTTTCGGTTGTTTTCGGGTTGGTTACGGAGTATTGCAGGGATATGAGATGATTTGGAAAAAGAAAACTATCAGAAAAGGAGCCCCAGGTACGTTTCTATTGCTAAATCTTCATAAAAACTCGTTTGGGGGTGAAAGAAGGAAAACAAGAAAAAACTTAGAAAAATTTCTAAGGCATGAAAGCCATAAAAAAAAGCACACCCGCTGGAAAACGTATTtcttcgcgccacgcgaaaggGTGATGTTCCTGGCGCGCCACGCGAGGGGTCGCGTTTCCGGCCCCAATTTGTTTGACCTAAAGGTCCGTAATTTTCTCACAATTCACTCATTCCCCTCATCGTTCTCTCTCACCCTTCCCCCATCCACCGATAACCACCACCACGCACCTTTCCCCCTTACCACCGGCGAACACCCTCCCACCTCCGACCATTCTCACCTCCATCTCCGATCGATACCCCCCCTCACTTCAGCTGACCACACCGTTCACCACCATCTACACCGCCTCCACCACCGTCGGCCGTCAAGTCCGAGCGATCGGTCACCGCCGAGCGCCGACCAGAGCCGAGTAGCAGGGTTGCTTACAATCTTCTTCCAAATTCGAGTTTAGGTCGAAATCCAGGTATAAAGGTTCTGTCTTTCTTTATGTCTATGAATATGCATTATATATCTTGAAATTGTGGAAGTTATTTGGTGGGGTTAAGTGGTTATTGAAGTGGTTAGTGAAAGGATTTTGTGTGAATACAGAGATAGGTTAGGCATATCGATGTAGGTTGGGTTTAGTTCAAACTATGTTAACATTTGGGGGGATGTTATTTGGTTGAACAGGGGTAGTCAGATGCAATTGCGAGAGAGTTGATGTTGAATCGAGAATAGTTGTAAACAGGAATTTAATGTGTTATTGGGCTGAACtggtgatttaaaaaaaaaaaaaaaaattgggggaGATGTTTGAATGATAAGGATAGATTTGGATTAGTCGAATATAGAAGGTAGGAAGATGTAGTGCTTGAACGGATAAGTGTGAGTAGGTTGATTCGTAGAATACTTTGAGGCTCATATGTGTAACGACATTGAAGTGAATATGTTGCGATGATAAGATGAATAGTGAAGTGGCGAGTTTTGTGGTGTAATTGATAAAGTGTGGTATGTTTTTCACTACGGTTGTTTCAAGCGGATAATGTTCGGGTTAATCGGGTTTACGAGGTAATTGTGGTAGAACCATTTAGTTGCATTACGTTGGGCATTGGCATAAAGTGTATTGGTTTAACACGATGAAGTTAAGTAGCAATTATGTTGCGGATCACAAGTGTGTGATGAGGATAGAAAGAGTTGATTAAGTGCACATTATAGTTTGTGAGTGTTTGAGATGTGCAAGTAGTTAGGAGGATGGTTCGTGTCGAGGCGAGTGAGTTTGAGCGGAAGGTTAGGCCGGTTGGTAGTCGGGGCTCGGGTTGTATAgtgtacatttatatatatatatattaaaaaaaaatgaaaaaaactaTTGTTTGTTAATGACTTCGtaaccgcgaatgaaatgctatacggttacGAATGTCATCGGCACTAGAATAACGTGAATTTTTGCATGTTTTCAGGATGTCGGACGAAGGTGCATCAAGCGCAGGAGGAAAACGCAAGCGCAAGGCAACGAAAAAGAATCAACCGGTCCAATATAGGATGCCAGAGGAGCGTCCGGAACCGAATGCAGTGGCAGTGCCTCTTGATCAACGGGAGCTGCGAACTCACACACTGTTACAGTTCATGTTGGGCACCGATGAATATGAGAGATGCGAAAAGTTTTTGGAAATGGAGTTATTTCAGCACAGGACCGTAAATTGGGGAATGATTGATGCTATGGGTCAGCGAGAGAGATTGGAAGGATTGTTAGGACATAGATGGTTAGAGGCGATACGGTGCGCAGAACCACAGTATGCAGAACTCACTGTTGAGTTTCATTCGACTTTTAAGTACTCGCCTGAGTGGTTCATGCAACCGTATACGGTTCAGTTTATGTTGGGGCGTCAACCGTTTCGGATGAGTGTTCCCCAGTTCGCAGAGGCGATTGGATTGTACACCAGGGAGGAGTCAAGTGTAGTGGGTTTTAGGAGATCGTTACGGGGAGTTACAGTTAATCGAGAGGATTATCATGTGACGGAAGCAGAGTTAGCTGAGTTTTGGCTGACGATAGCGGACTCAGAATGGTCGACACGTGCGGTGGCATCTTCGATTCGGGACCCGTTTGTCAGATATATTCATAGGATCATCGCATGCACAGTCATGGGTAGGAAGGGTGGAGAAGATAAGGTGAGTCAGAATGATCTGTTCTGTTTGTATTGCATTATGACTAGGAAAGAAGTGAATTTGGCGGCGGTGATGCTGACATCATTCGCACGGGGTCGGCGAAAGGGTGGTCAAGCTAGGCTGCCGTTGGGTACTTATGTAACTAGGTTGGCGAGGCATCTGGGGGTTACTGATGTATATGAGGAGCGTTTGCTGACTCCTGGTCCAGTTACAGTGGAGTTTGGGATTGAAGAGCTGCGTCGAGCGCAGATGATCTATTTGGATGAGCCGCTTCGTTGGGAGGCGGTAAAGCAGGGTCCTCCTCACAGACAGAGAGTGCGTTTGCAGTCTGAGCGTCCCCCGTCTGCGCACCCTCGCGCGCAACGTCAGGTACGTGCGCCTGCATCAGCACCAGTGACACTGGAGTCATTGAGGGATATGTTGCTGGTTCAAAATGACGTCTTGAGATATATTATGGAGCGTCAGCACATAGAGGTCCCGGATTGGTTTCTACCACCACAGCAGGCTGCTGGGGGTGATGAGGAGTCTGGAGGAGATGACGAGTAGATGGTTCTAGCAGTATCAGCGCCGGTGATTTTGGTGATCTTTTGTATTTTTcccttttattttgtttttagatgatgatggtctgtacttaactTGATATTTGACACATTGGGGAAAATTGTAAGGGTAACCGGTTGggctgatatatatatatatatattatgctaTGATTATGTTGGTGATGTTGCTAGAATTAATCATGAGTGGTATTTGGCCGGGAACTGTGGTTGGAGTATTAATGCGCTTTGGAAGGCATGGAACTAGACAGATGCAGAGCGGCACGGaaaccaggggagtctgttccatttgttgttgttgtaattttttgttttatttccATTTTTATTTTCAGTTTGTTTGAGTCATAGTTTCCTTCTTCATTGAGGACAATGAAGGgaataagtgtggggagggggaaACTTAGGTCGTCGTGTCATTGTGtcgataaaaaaaaaaaaaaaaaaattggaaaaaatagaaaatgtcccGTAAAGGTTGTCGCATAAAATGGAAAATGATAGGTGTAATTAAATCAATGGCTTTTCGATTACTATATATATAAGATAATAAATAATCGGCTACACGTCTAAtttaggatatgtgggtaggcccagccggttgaaaggttccttaggcttgatataaaataacttaaaataggaGTCTTGTGGGTTCCCGCCTTAGGAGCTATAGTGAAACTGAAACTGTGGAAGGTATAAGAGGTACGTCATAAGTAAGAAACTTATAAGTTTCTCCGATTAAACTGGCACacctgtttctttttgtgaaaacaaatccgaaacagtgtggcgcccgaaaaaaaaaataatatattcatTCCATCCATCCATTCATCTGAGCACatgcaaaaagaaaaaaaaaaaaaacgtgagGTTTATGGCATTAACCATGGGGATGGTGACTCGTGTGGCGTATGTCCGCTAAACTGATCGTATACAAAAGCATGTAAGCTCGCAATATCATCCATTCTTCCATCATTAAGTTTAATCGGACTAACATAAGAGTTTGTTATATAAGACGGTAGATTTAATATCTTTTAATCTCATAAGCCTGAAGTGGGAATAGGTGGAATCGTAGTCTTTTGAGAGTGGGATCCATAGGCAACTATATATTACTTGAACTTAATGGATCGAAAATAAGGGCTTGGAAACCGGCGGTTGGGTTTAAGTGGATCGTATATTCACAATCTTGGTTAACGTGTGGTTAGATTTGTCTAATAATATAATTGAATATATCGGAAGCCATTTGCTTTGATTGTGATTCCATTGCGAATAattttttcggggacgaaaaaagataagtgtggggatgtgatgtgcGGGTGTAAACACGTCATATTATGTATAGTTTGTGTAGGTTTTACGCGTTAGAGTGTGTTTATTTATAGTGATTTGTATACTTATTGGTTGTCGGGTTTTTCAGGCTTAACAGCGCGTAAATGCAGCACAATGACCATTCAAGCTGGAAAACGGGTATTACAAGGCAATACGGAGTGAGGAAGCGGAAATGCTGGAAAATatactccctcgcgccacgcgagggagtctATGTAaggtgtcgcgtggcgcgacaggtgAAAGTCAACGAGCAGTCAAACCatactccctcgcgccacgcgagggagtccATGTGAGCTGTAACGTGGCGCGGCAGTGGTACAGCGCGGAAAAGTGTGATTTTAACCTAGTTCGAGAGAAAACGTGGATTATTGAATACACAGCCGCCAGAGGACGTTTTGGAGGACTTTTGGGCGATTTCTTTTCATCATCTTCAATCTTCCAAGCAACCTGCTCATGTTTAATCAATTTCTGGCAGATTCTGAAGCAACAATGACCATGATGCGCGGCTAATTCGCTTGTAACTTCTACTCGGATGAACTTTTGCTTAGTTTTGCATTGAATTTTGTTTACGGATTCTTgtaactggtacagcttgaccactcgtgttggattcttggtaaacgttcattgtgtttgaattatttgtcgtttattaagcgtattggcaactttcttgcgttgttagcgggttggtaaatcgGTGGGTAGTTGACACAatcaaacgggttattaggttgcatagtgaatcttaaaaactatccttgaTAACTAATCAGGTTCATTAATcccgaggccatgtctatgtggtgttttgaatcagtaAACAGGTTTTGATGTTAAACGGGTAATTGGGATTCCGGGTAGAGGTTGCTTTTTCTCGGATTGATTACAACTTAATTAATTAGCTTTCTAGTTTGACAATCAAATTCACGAAACCCCCAATCTAGTTAATTTAGTTCATAGATAGAAACGTAACACTGACCataaattccccgtggatacgataccctacttacgctatctacgtagcttatttaggtttttgcatgacccttacgacagtcatcaatAGCCTATTTGAACTCAGTAGCATCACACTCAAGGACATATTCCATAGGCACTTGGGAATTTTCCCAATCAACCTATTTTTAGAAAGATAAAGAACTTCTAGATTGGTCCATGTGCACAACAGCCTAGGAATCAGCCCTTTGAAAAGATTATTTTGCAGAAGTAATTTGCCTCCTGATTCATGCCTAACCTCATTTAGAGAAGGAAGGTTCGTCAAAGGACCTGTGAGTTTATTGTGAGAAAGATCTAATATACGTATCATGGGTAGGAGGCGCAACCATGTGGGAAGAGCTCCATAAATGCTAGCATTGGACAACACTAATTCCTGAAGCTTCCTTTGAGCTCGAAACCATTGTGGAAATCCGCCTTCTATCTTGCAAGAACCGAGTCGAGCGACTTTCAACTGGAATGGAGGCATCCACCCACGTGAAATATTGAAAATCAATTTATCATTAGAATTTGCATCCAAGTACTTCAACATTGAGAGGTTAGCAAAATGGTTTTCTGAAACAACTCCTTGTAAAGAATTGTTAGAGATGTCTAAAAAATTGAGTTTCATGAGTTGCCCAATTGAATTCGGAATGGTCCCACATAACAAATTTGAAAGCACTGAAAGCACTCTTAATGAAGTAAGTCTTCCTACAGATACTGGGATTGGACCTGTCATTGCATTTTGAGATAGATCTAAGACTCTTAAATTGGTCAATCTTCCTATGGATTCTGGAATTGAACCGTTTAATGTATTCTGATGTAAATCCAAAATCTCCAATGCATTTTGAGAGCACTTGGACACATTAGTTGATGGGCTAATCAATTGTCCTTCAAGAGCATTGTATGAAACAATTAACTCTTGGAGGTTACAGTGCCTCCAAATTCCAACATCCTCAATCTGCCTAAACTTATTCCAAGAAATATCAAGCTTAAGAAGGTTATTAGGCATGACAGGGATTGATGAATTCAGTTGGTTACTTGAAAGGTCAAGAGATATCAGAGAACTCATGTTTGTTAAAGCAGATGGAAATCTGCCTTGAAGTTCATTCCGGCTAAGATCGAGGTGTTGGATGTTAGAAAGTGTAGTGAAATTAAGATTGGTGGGAGAAAGATTGATATTCTGGATCCCACAATATGACAACTGCAACTCTGATACAGAAGAAGGTATCATGTTTAGCAAGTTTTTAAAGAACCATGCCATACTAAGATCATTCGATGAAAGATCAAGGAACGCTAGGGATGTCATGTTCAGAAAAAAGCCAGGGAGTTGACCTTTGAAATCATTATAACTAAGATCCAGGTGTTTGATGTTGGCAAGTTCTCTACTGGAATTAAGATGATGAGACCCAAGATGAGCTATAGAAACTCCACACCTGGACAAACTTAGTTTCAATAATGAAGGAAATGTGTAGAGTAAGCTATCAACGTTTTGTGTTCTACTAAGATCGACTCCAGTTAAGTCAAGATATTCGAGTTTTGAAAGACCAAAAATCCATGAAATATCATCTATTCTCAACTTATCTATGGAAGTTGGAACTGAATGGAGATTAAGAACCTTTAAATTAGAAAGGTTTCCAATTTGATGGGGGATGTTACCGGTGAAACCAACATTAGAGAGATCGAGATACCTTAGTTGTTTAAAGGATCCGATGAACTCTGGAATTTGGCTTCCTTGAAAATAATTCCCACTCAAGTCTAGATGCTTTAGATGCACCAACTCAGTTAAACAAGAATTCACCTCATCACCAACTAACTCGTAGTCGTCCTCAATAAAAGAACCTGGTTCGTAATCATCATAACGCCAATAGATATAGTCTTCTACCACGAAACTACTACCGAGATGAAGGCTAATAACCCTTCCAGTGGCATCGTCACAGCCGACTCTTTCCCACCTACAGCAGTCGTTACCAACACCCCATGATGAAAGCATTCTATTGTCATATGTGATGCTGTGTTTGAACTTGAGAAGAGCTAGTCTCTCTTGTTCAAAACAAGCAGGTGTTGTGAGATTTCCACCACCCACACATTTATGAGTCATAGTAACTAAAAACACGCATATAAAAATGAGACGGATTCCCAAACCCCAATGAGTATCCCCCATGTTTCAACCCAAATTACTTGAAAATTTTATAGAGAAAAAAAGGTGAAATGGGAAGATTGCTTTTCTTATGATCAACAATTAGTACTGTTACAAATCCCTAAATGAAACGAACAGCAAGTCACGGTTGACCATAAGTCTTCCTACTATGTGGTCCATAAGTTTTATGCCAAATTATTCAAGGATACATGATAAGGTAATTGCTAAATAGGGAGAAGTTAATTTGAGAAGAATCttcttaaaagaaaaaaaaaatgaattaatctaGACCCTATATTTTTTTATCAATGGTTCTGaatcaatatattatttttgtccacttttaattaatgttttaactactaagggtagtatagacattttgatgtaaaatattaataaatattttaaagagtTACTCAAGTCTTATTAATGCAACCATAAATTTCTCATTCACCATCATTAATGTATTGGCTCCTACACCAGTTTTATTAGAAGTgacaaaattgtttaaaaattatgtatcctacacatattttattatgagtcgCAAAATTATGTACCcagtcagtcttttgtctggttgacaggaccaaaacgcggccaaagctcagCGTTTTCGTACGGTCAACAAACccgtcagtcttttgtctggttgaccggaccaaaacatCGCGCTTTAGCCACAGgtcgacactgcagggtgtgcatataagACAAAAAACCCTTTTTAGTATGCATTTGGGTGTGCAATAGGTACACCCAAAATAAAAATTATTGTGTATGGTGAATTTAAATTAAATCAAATTTATTCGAATTTGTGTTTCAAATACGATAACCGAATACAAGTTCATGTAGAAAAACTAAAAATTCCAATAATTCAATTCGATTAACTTGAAAATTTGTTATCCGATCTGATGAACACCCCTAGTGTATAAAaccaataaaaaataataaagtaagTTTTTGTGAGTAAGATAGAAATAGAGATAATGAATCTCATGTGAAAAGTTATTAAAAAATAACAaagttttgagaaaaatatttactGTGTTTCAATTATAGTGACAGAGATTGAGAACCTACTATGTATTTATGACTATACATAAGTATAAGGTTTTGGGTTTTCTttgtattttctttaaaaatttaaaataaaggaGTTTTAGGGACCTGATATGAATGAATGCTCTGAAGGCATGGAGAGAGAAGGGAGACGCGCAAAAGGgaaaaaaaatcagttttttaGGTGAATGGTGCTCTATAAATTTGGGGGTGAACGATTGTTttgttttaaatataaaaaataggGTACATGAATAGAGTTTTGATGTACACTGTGTTTGAGAGTTTATTAGtggaaagaaagaaaaacaaacaaaaagtaagtcaaaatattttgtgttaaaaagttttATTTAAAGATTAAAAAGAAAAGATTAAAAAGAAGAGAAAATAAAATATTTCGTGTTttcgagtttcatttaaggaaggaaaaaaaattaaagcAAAACTAAGCTAAATTCTTTAGTTTTTATTTCCTTCTGACTTGGAATGAAATGAAGGGAAATacatcttttttttttacttttctcgTCCTTTCATTTCTCAcgtttactttcttttcttttcactAGTTAAGTTAACACGGGAACAGAGTAGAGTAAAAATTAaaagtaaattgccattttagtccctgagttttgtccaaatttgccattttgatccaaatagttttttttttttgcatctgaGTCCCTAACTTTTACATTTTGATGCCATTTTGATCACTTtgcctaactccatccaaaaacccagTTACTCTTTTCAATTTAAACCTtttcagttgccattttgatccaattcttaaaaaaacataaaaattctaaaaaatccaaataattctaaaaaatccaaaaaatccgtttcggcgcgaaccgtttcgaacacGAACCGTTTTGg
This genomic interval carries:
- the LOC110898472 gene encoding probably inactive leucine-rich repeat receptor-like protein kinase At3g28040 yields the protein MTHKCVGGGNLTTPACFEQERLALLKFKHSITYDNRMLSSWGVGNDCCRWERVGCDDATGRVISLHLGSSFVVEDYIYWRYDDYEPGSFIEDDYELVGDEVNSCLTELVHLKHLDLSGNYFQGSQIPEFIGSFKQLRYLDLSNVGFTGNIPHQIGNLSNLKVLNLHSVPTSIDKLRIDDISWIFGLSKLEYLDLTGVDLSRTQNVDSLLYTFPSLLKLSLSRCGVSIAHLGSHHLNSSRELANIKHLDLSYNDFKGQLPGFFLNMTSLAFLDLSSNDLSMAWFFKNLLNMIPSSVSELQLSYCGIQNINLSPTNLNFTTLSNIQHLDLSRNELQGRFPSALTNMSSLISLDLSSNQLNSSIPVMPNNLLKLDISWNKFRQIEDVGIWRHCNLQELIVSYNALEGQLISPSTNVSKCSQNALEILDLHQNTLNGSIPESIGRLTNLRVLDLSQNAMTGPIPVSVGRLTSLRVLSVLSNLLCGTIPNSIGQLMKLNFLDISNNSLQGVVSENHFANLSMLKYLDANSNDKLIFNISRGWMPPFQLKVARLGSCKIEGGFPQWFRAQRKLQELVLSNASIYGALPTWLRLLPMIRILDLSHNKLTGPLTNLPSLNEVDWENSQVPMEYVLECDATEFK